A stretch of Electrophorus electricus isolate fEleEle1 chromosome 3, fEleEle1.pri, whole genome shotgun sequence DNA encodes these proteins:
- the cyldl gene encoding ubiquitin carboxyl-terminal hydrolase CYLD isoform X1 gives MASSDKNIYFIITRNPASYKWNKTGRICYINKDKYLRQKKQKATTLRVTCIGDVYENTLPSDIVQELTQQEAELLLALDKDEARLEEIKLGEQLRHAVSLHIGSEVTVELNAEWLKGVVRYIGRLSDLNHRDPIVGVFFGVELQGQDKGKGQNSGSFCYKSYFQCPKDCGIFAPFNRIKPLHSKQSSTCAAPRSSLPEPTTEQLVVGDRVTYCIKDTWLHGMVLELDNEKGVVLISTDIDENGREGGEMKMSLDHVIKEADFNKDETEMMEIPEMANDLGTHGAIGLGSMVEVLLGKGPVRATVCWMGHLPGLTDTRVGLELEEDYGVNDGTFRDVRYFTCPAKRGLFVKLSSCRPDARFLGDSAANRHFDHDGQDASAPQANVPPVASEDVLRVLIGRMKGIQGHCNSCYMDSALFSLFSCSSVVDSLLFKRIKRKDEAIQKTILRDIVCPLRRDGFVAAQSVMKLRQLLQARGHCPSYTTDEKDPEEFLTLIMQEVLCLEPPLKLKSFSQAKGILGAVESSYFYQIFVDYNNCLILPTVQQLLEQSFHSSGVRLAEIPSCLILTMPRSGKQFKMFPKIIPSLELDITGLLSDGPQQCVICGELAYLECSECLGESVFSNTGFKHFCEKCSTQVHSHPCRQRHKPACLHLPEGFPRHWGPSIPPREKLELFAVLCIETSHYVSFVKHGPKATDWIFFDSMADRQGESDGFNIPEVKACTEVGRYLSMPLAELAIQAPRQMEGVAKRLFCDGYMYLYQSPSMALYR, from the exons ATGGCCTCCagtgacaaaaacatttacttcATCATTACTCGAAATCCTGCATCATATAAATGGAACAAAACAGGCCGCATTTGTTACATAAATAAGGACAAATACTTACGACAGAAGAAACAAAAGGCCACCACTTTACGTGTTACATGTATCGGCGATGTATATGAAAATACATTGCCGTCTGACATTGTACAGGAGCTGACCCAGCAAGAGGCAGAGTTACTGTTGGCTCTAGACAAAGATGAAGCGAGATTAGAAGAAATTAAACTAGGAGAACAATTAAGGCATGCAGTAAGCTTGCATATAGGTTCTGAAGTCACAGTGGAGCTAAATGCAGAGTGGCTGAAAGGTGTGGTTAGATACATCGGTAGACTCTCAGACCTAAACCATAGAGATCCTATCGTTGGAGTATTTTTTGGGGTTGAATTACAG GGACAAGACAAGGGGAAAGGCCAGAACAGTGGATCCTTCTGCTACAAATCCTACTTTCAGTGTCCAAAGGACTGTGGAATTTTTGCCCCCTTCAACAGAATTAAACCTCTGCATTCCAAACAATCCAGTACCTGTGCGGCACCTCGGTCTAGTCTCCCTGAACCCACCACAGAGCAGCTGGTTGTGGGAGATCGTGTAACTTATTGCATTAAGGACACATGGCTCCATGGTATGGTTTTGGAGCTAGACAATGAAAAAGGTGTGGTTCTGATCTCAACG GACATAGATGAaaatgggagggagggaggagagatgaAAATGTCCTTGGATCATGTTATTAAAGAAGCAGATTTCAATAAAG ATGAAACGGAAATGATGGAAATTCCAGAAATGGCAAATGATTTGGGTACTCATGGAGCCATAGGTCTGGGGTCCATGGTAGAGGTGCTCCTTGGTAAAGGACCTGTCCGTGCAACCGTTTGCTGGATGGGCCATCTCCCGGGACTAACTGACACCAGGGTTGGACTGGAACTG GAAGAAGACTATGGGGTGAATGATGGTACATTTAGAGATGTGCGGTATTTTACATGTCCTGCGAAGCGTGGTCTGTTTGTTAAGCTCTCCTCTTGCCGTCCTGATGCTCGTTTTCTGGGTGACTCTGCAGCAAATAGACATTTTG ATCATGATGGGCAGGATGCATCGGCCCCACAGGCGAATGTCCCACCTGTTGCATCTGAGGATGTGCTGAGGGTCCTGATTGGCCGGATGAAGGGCATCCAGGGTCACTGTAACTCCTGCTACATGGACTCTGCCCTCTTTAG TTTATTTTCCTGTTCATCAGTAGTGGACTCACTCCTGTTTAAGAGAATTAAGCGGAAAGATGAAGCCATCCAGAAAACAATTCTGAGGGATATTGTGTGTCCTCTGCGCCG TGACGGCTTTGTGGCTGCCCAGAGCGTGATGAAGCTTCGCCAGTTGCTGCAGGCGCGTGGACACTGTCCCAGCTATACCACGGATGAGAAAG ATCCAGAGGAGTTTCTTACACTCATCATGCAAGAGGTTCTGTGTCTGGAGCCACCACTCAAACT GAAGTCATTCAGTCAGGCTAAAGGCATACTAGGAGCAGTGGAGTCTAGCTACTTCTACCAAATCTTTGTGGACTACAACAACTGCCTGATTTTACCCACtgtgcagcagctgctggagcagtCCTTCCACAGCAGTGGTGTCAGACTTGCAGAG ATCCCCTCTTGCCTGATTCTTACCATGCCTCGCTCTGGGAAGCAGTTTAAAATGTTCCCCAAAATCATTCCCTCTCTAGAACTGGACATCACTGGTCTTCTGTCTGATG GTCCTCAGCAGTGTGTCATCTGTGGTGAGCTGGCATATTTGGAGTGTTCTGAATGCCTTGGAGAGTCGGTTTTTAGCAATACAGGATTCAAACATTTCTGTGAGAAGTGTTCAACTCAG GTCCACAGCCACCCCTGTCGACAGCGGCATAAACCAGCCTGCTTGCACCTGCCTGAAGGTTTTCCTCGCCATTGGGGTCCAAGCATCCCTCCACGTGAAAAGCTGGAGCTGTTTGCTGTTCTCTGCATTGAGACCAGCCACTATGTCTCCTTTGTCAAACATGGGCCAAAAGCAACTGACTGGATCTTTTTTGATAGCATGGCTGATCGACAAG GGGAAAGCGATGGCTTCAACATCCCTGAAGTTAAAGCGTGCACAGAAGTGGGACGCTATCTCTCCATGCCCCTGGCTGAGCTGGCCATCCAGGCTCCTCGGCAGATGGAAGGGGTGGCAAAAAGACTCTTCTGCGATGGCTACATGTACCTGTACCAGAGCCCCAGTATGGCTCTCTACCGCTAA
- the cyldl gene encoding ubiquitin carboxyl-terminal hydrolase CYLD isoform X2 — translation MASSDKNIYFIITRNPASYKWNKTGRICYINKDKYLRQKKQKATTLRVTCIGDVYENTLPSDIVQELTQQEAELLLALDKDEARLEEIKLGEQLRHAVSLHIGSEVTVELNAEWLKGVVRYIGRLSDLNHRDPIVGVFFGVELQGQDKGKGQNSGSFCYKSYFQCPKDCGIFAPFNRIKPLHSKQSSTCAAPRSSLPEPTTEQLVVGDRVTYCIKDTWLHGMVLELDNEKGVVLISTDIDENGREGGEMKMSLDHVIKEADFNKDETEMMEIPEMANDLGTHGAIGLGSMVEVLLGKGPVRATVCWMGHLPGLTDTRVGLELEEDYGVNDGTFRDVRYFTCPAKRGLFVKLSSCRPDARFLGDSAANRHFDHDGQDASAPQANVPPVASEDVLRVLIGRMKGIQGHCNSCYMDSALFSLFSCSSVVDSLLFKRIKRKDEAIQKTILRDIVCPLRRDGFVAAQSVMKLRQLLQARGHCPSYTTDEKDPEEFLTLIMQEVLCLEPPLKLKSFSQAKGILGAVESSYFYQIFVDYNNCLILPTVQQLLEQSFHSSGVRLAEIPSCLILTMPRSGKQFKMFPKIIPSLELDITGLLSDGPQQCVICGELAYLECSECLGESVFSNTGFKHFCEKCSTQVHSHPCRQRHKPACLHLPEGFPRHWGPSIPPREKLELFAVLCIETSHYVSFVKHGPKATDWIFFDSMADRQVLASLYTFH, via the exons ATGGCCTCCagtgacaaaaacatttacttcATCATTACTCGAAATCCTGCATCATATAAATGGAACAAAACAGGCCGCATTTGTTACATAAATAAGGACAAATACTTACGACAGAAGAAACAAAAGGCCACCACTTTACGTGTTACATGTATCGGCGATGTATATGAAAATACATTGCCGTCTGACATTGTACAGGAGCTGACCCAGCAAGAGGCAGAGTTACTGTTGGCTCTAGACAAAGATGAAGCGAGATTAGAAGAAATTAAACTAGGAGAACAATTAAGGCATGCAGTAAGCTTGCATATAGGTTCTGAAGTCACAGTGGAGCTAAATGCAGAGTGGCTGAAAGGTGTGGTTAGATACATCGGTAGACTCTCAGACCTAAACCATAGAGATCCTATCGTTGGAGTATTTTTTGGGGTTGAATTACAG GGACAAGACAAGGGGAAAGGCCAGAACAGTGGATCCTTCTGCTACAAATCCTACTTTCAGTGTCCAAAGGACTGTGGAATTTTTGCCCCCTTCAACAGAATTAAACCTCTGCATTCCAAACAATCCAGTACCTGTGCGGCACCTCGGTCTAGTCTCCCTGAACCCACCACAGAGCAGCTGGTTGTGGGAGATCGTGTAACTTATTGCATTAAGGACACATGGCTCCATGGTATGGTTTTGGAGCTAGACAATGAAAAAGGTGTGGTTCTGATCTCAACG GACATAGATGAaaatgggagggagggaggagagatgaAAATGTCCTTGGATCATGTTATTAAAGAAGCAGATTTCAATAAAG ATGAAACGGAAATGATGGAAATTCCAGAAATGGCAAATGATTTGGGTACTCATGGAGCCATAGGTCTGGGGTCCATGGTAGAGGTGCTCCTTGGTAAAGGACCTGTCCGTGCAACCGTTTGCTGGATGGGCCATCTCCCGGGACTAACTGACACCAGGGTTGGACTGGAACTG GAAGAAGACTATGGGGTGAATGATGGTACATTTAGAGATGTGCGGTATTTTACATGTCCTGCGAAGCGTGGTCTGTTTGTTAAGCTCTCCTCTTGCCGTCCTGATGCTCGTTTTCTGGGTGACTCTGCAGCAAATAGACATTTTG ATCATGATGGGCAGGATGCATCGGCCCCACAGGCGAATGTCCCACCTGTTGCATCTGAGGATGTGCTGAGGGTCCTGATTGGCCGGATGAAGGGCATCCAGGGTCACTGTAACTCCTGCTACATGGACTCTGCCCTCTTTAG TTTATTTTCCTGTTCATCAGTAGTGGACTCACTCCTGTTTAAGAGAATTAAGCGGAAAGATGAAGCCATCCAGAAAACAATTCTGAGGGATATTGTGTGTCCTCTGCGCCG TGACGGCTTTGTGGCTGCCCAGAGCGTGATGAAGCTTCGCCAGTTGCTGCAGGCGCGTGGACACTGTCCCAGCTATACCACGGATGAGAAAG ATCCAGAGGAGTTTCTTACACTCATCATGCAAGAGGTTCTGTGTCTGGAGCCACCACTCAAACT GAAGTCATTCAGTCAGGCTAAAGGCATACTAGGAGCAGTGGAGTCTAGCTACTTCTACCAAATCTTTGTGGACTACAACAACTGCCTGATTTTACCCACtgtgcagcagctgctggagcagtCCTTCCACAGCAGTGGTGTCAGACTTGCAGAG ATCCCCTCTTGCCTGATTCTTACCATGCCTCGCTCTGGGAAGCAGTTTAAAATGTTCCCCAAAATCATTCCCTCTCTAGAACTGGACATCACTGGTCTTCTGTCTGATG GTCCTCAGCAGTGTGTCATCTGTGGTGAGCTGGCATATTTGGAGTGTTCTGAATGCCTTGGAGAGTCGGTTTTTAGCAATACAGGATTCAAACATTTCTGTGAGAAGTGTTCAACTCAG GTCCACAGCCACCCCTGTCGACAGCGGCATAAACCAGCCTGCTTGCACCTGCCTGAAGGTTTTCCTCGCCATTGGGGTCCAAGCATCCCTCCACGTGAAAAGCTGGAGCTGTTTGCTGTTCTCTGCATTGAGACCAGCCACTATGTCTCCTTTGTCAAACATGGGCCAAAAGCAACTGACTGGATCTTTTTTGATAGCATGGCTGATCGACAAG TTTTGGCAAGCTTGTACACGTTCCACTGA